From a region of the Acomys russatus chromosome 4, mAcoRus1.1, whole genome shotgun sequence genome:
- the LOC127188330 gene encoding peptidyl-prolyl cis-trans isomerase A-like: MVNPTTFFDMILNGGPMGHIFFTLFADKVLKTAENLHALSTGEKGFGYKGSSFHRIVPGFGCQGGDFTRHNGTGSRSIRGEKFEDESFFLKHTGHGTLSMASAGPNINGSQFFKIYTDKTERLDGTHVVSGKVEEAMSIAEAMEYFGSSNGKTSRKSTISSYGQLLFF, encoded by the coding sequence ATGGTCAACCCCACCACGTTCTTCGACATGATACTCAATGGCGGGCCCATGGGCCACATCTTCTTCACGCTGTTTGCAGACAAAGTTCTGAAGACAGCAGAAAACTTACATGCTCTGAGCACCGGTGAGAAAGGATTTGGATATAAGGGTTCCTCCTTTCACAGAATTGTTCCAGGATTCGGGTGCCAGGGTGGTGACTTCACACGCCATAACGGCACTGGTAGCAGATCCATCCGTGGGGAGAAATTTGAGGATGAGAGCTTCTTCCTGAAGCATACAGGTCATGGCACCTTGTCCATGGCAAGTGCTGGACCAAACATAAATGGTTcccagttttttaaaatctacacTGACAAGACTGAGAGGCTGGATGGCACgcatgtggtctctgggaaggTGGAAGAAGCCATGAGCATCGCGGAAGCCATGGAGTACTTCGGGTCCAGCAATGGCAAGACCAGCAGGAAAAGCACCATTTCCAGCTATGGACAACTCTTATTCTTTTGA